One Denticeps clupeoides chromosome 3, fDenClu1.1, whole genome shotgun sequence DNA window includes the following coding sequences:
- the LOC114785996 gene encoding GTPase IMAP family member 8-like produces MSEPQTIRRSSIDSPPNMSQIRPEKRIVLLGSNSKAKLFCGNTILGREVFKESPATCERHDGLVSGRRLAVINTVNMSHKEQKEQEVERFVSLVCPGPHCLLLVLQPGRITEEERSISKETLSLFGPEAAKYMMILFMHGEQQEMNPAPAVDSSLQHLLQDCEGRYHELKLKGDHSQVIALFKRIEEMTEANRGVHLICSVKDTKSLTMTTEKQHNFQMDASSGALKRGKSITIQPCSQLIDSSVRSNRHIRRAKSTAGSEHRGTCLRIVLIGKTGLGKSATGNTILGRTAFKSSARMTSVTKKCQKETGLVCGRQISVVDTPGLFDTTLSNEEVQEEIMKCIELTSPGPHVFLLVIALGPFTQEEKDALQMIKVTFGDQANAYTMVVFTRGDNVEDNEHIEEYIKEGNPEIQKLIHDCGGRYHVFNNRARNKTQQVTTLLKKIDRMVWENKEGYYNTKMFQEVEKMIFQVRFFKQREQELDQIKAKYEASIKDLEKKVEEEKTRRKDGEVLLKERERIFLELKQFSLKEAAACGPDTGTTKDARSFDKEKNTGTCTDQQTAERKQRKRRTFKMKFSLSKKRHSSKKRDHPDGSEEKKEGQKAEGQTAEGQTAEGQKVEGTESPVSENKDAGELPEKVALSDSGSASQKASGEEDDPVNCLLNSVENNRQKMQELIKQHESNLKLQAEALEVLRAQYIDRVMYSEKHERRCVVQ; encoded by the exons aTGTCTGAGCCGCAAACCATCAGACGTAGCAGTATTGACAGCCCACCTAACA TGTCACAAATTCGGCCAGAAAAAAGAATTGTGCTACTGGGCTCAAACAGTAAAGCAAAACTCTTCTGTGGGAATACAATTCTTGGGAGAGAGGTTTTTAAAGAATCACCAGCAACATGTGAAAGGCATGATGGACTCGTGTCAGGAAGGCGTCTGGCTGTGATCAACACTGTTAACATGTCTCACAAAGAGCAAAAAGAGCAAGAAGTAGAGAGATTTGTTTCTTTAGTTTGCCCTGGACCTCACTGCCTGCTGCTAGTTCTGCAGCCTGGAAGGATTACTGAAGAAGAGCGCAGTATCTCAAAAGAGACCTTGTCTTTGTTTGGACCTGAAGCAGCTAAGTACATGATGATACTCTTCATGCATGGAGAGCAACAGGAGATGAACCCAGCACCAGCTGTGGATTCTAGTTTGCAGCATCTTCTTCAAGACTGTGAGGGTCGTTATCATGAGCTCAAGTTGAAGGGTGACCATTCTCAAGTCATTGCACTATTCAAACGCATTGAGGAGATGACTGAAGCAAATAGGGGAGTTCATTTGATTTGTTCAGTGAAGGATACCAAGTCTCTCACCATGACAactgaaaaacaacacaactTTCAGATGGATGCTTCATCAG GTGCCCTAAAGCGGGGAAAGAGTATTACAATACAGCCAT GTTCACAACTTATTGACTCGTCTGTCAGAAGCAACAGACACATCCGACGGGCAAAGT CCACTGCAGGGTCAGAGCACAGGGGGACATGTCTCCGAATCGTATTGATCGGAAAGACTGGGCTGGGCAAGAGTGCCACCGGAAACACAATTCTGGGCAGAACTGCATTCAAGTCTTCAGCCAGAATGACATCTGTaacaaaaaaatgccaaaaagaAACAGGTCTAGTTTGTGGCAGACAAATATCGGTGGTGGACACGCCAGGTCTGTTTGACACCACACTCTCCAATGAGGAGGTACAGGAAGAGATCATGAAGTGCATTGAGCTGACATCGCCAGGCCCTCATGTCTTTCTCCTGGTGATTGCATTGGGACCTTTCACCCAAGAGGAGAAAGACGCGCTCCAGATGATTAAGGTGACATTTGGTGACCAAGCCAATGCCTACACCATGGTGGTATTCACACGAGGAGATAACGTTGAGGACAATGAGCATATTGAAGAATACATCAAGGAGGGGAATCCAGAAATCCAAAAACTAATCCATGACTGTGGAGGTAGATATCATGTTTTCAACAATAGAGCAAGGAACAAAACGCAACAGGTCACCACTCTGTTAAAGAAAATTGACAGGATGGTATGGGAGAACAAAGAGGGCTACTACAACACCAAGATGTTCCAGGAAGTAGAGAAAATGATTTTCCAAGTCAGATTCTTCAAACAGAGAGAACAAGAGTTAGACCAAATAAAAGCCAAATACGAAGCCAGCATCAAAGACCTGGAAAAGAAAGTAGAAGAGGAGAAGACAAGGAGAAAGGATGGAGAAGTCTTGCtaaaggaaagagagagaatctTTCTGGAATTAAAACAGTTTTCACTGAAAGAGGCGGCTGCATGTGGTCCTGACACAGGGACGACAAAAGATGCGAGGTCCTTCGATAAAGAAAAGAACACTGGAACGTGCACCGACCAACAAACTGCAGAGCGCAAAcaaaggaagaggaggacattcaaaatgaaattttCCTTATCTAAAAAGAGGCACAGCAGCAAGAAGAGAGATCATCCAGATGGAAGTGAAGAGAAGAAAGAGGGCCAGAAGGCGGAGGGCCAGACGGCGGAGGGCCAGACGGCGGAGGGCCAGAAGGTGGAGGGTACGGAGAGTCCCGTAAGTGAAAATAAAGATGCAGGGGAGCTTCCTGAAAAAGTAGCCCTTTCTGACTCAGGAAGTGCAAGTCAGAAGGCATCTGGAGAAGAAGATGATCCAGTAAATTGCCTTCTGAACTCAGTGGAGAACAACAGACAAAAGATGCAGGAATTAATAAAGCAGCATGAGAGCAACTTAAAACTTCAAGCTGAAGCCCTTGAAGTCTTAAGAGCACAGTACATTGACAGAGTAATGTACAGTGAAAAGCACGAAAGGCGCTGTGTGGTACAGTAA
- the LOC114787032 gene encoding BTB/POZ domain-containing adapter for CUL3-mediated RhoA degradation protein 3-like, translating to MEIMSGVSAVCAAVPAATTRTTSFKGSCPGSKYVKLNVGGALYYTTMQTLTKQDTMLKAMFSGRMEVLTDSEGWILIDRCGKHFGTVLNYLRDGAVPLPDSCRETEELLAEAKYYLVQGLADECHAALHNKDTYEPFCKVPLVKSSKEEQRLISTSNKPTIKLLYNRSNNKYSYTSNSDDNMLKNIELFDKLSLRFNGRVLFIKDVIGDEICCWSFYGQGRKIAEVCCTSIVYATEKKQTKVEFPEARIYEETLNILLYESQDGRGPDNALLEATGGAAGRSHHLDEEEERERIERVRRIHIKRPDDRTHHHQ from the exons ATG GAAATCATGTCCGGAGTCAGTGCAGTTTGCGCCGCTGTGCCGGCGGCCACCACGCGTACCACCTCCTTCAAAGGCTCCTGTCCCGGGTCCAAATACGTGAAGCTGAACGTGGGTGGGGCGCTTTACTACACCACCATGCAGACCCTCACCAAGCAGGACACTATGCTGAAAGCCATGTTCAGCGGCAGGATGGAGGTCCTCACGGACAGTGAAG GCTGGATCTTGATTGACCGCTGTGGAAAGCACTTTGGCACCGTTCTGAACTACCTTCGAGATGGAGCAGTGCCGCTCCCAGACAGCTGTCGTGAAACGGAGGAGCTCCTGGCTGAGGCCAAGTATTACCTGGTCCAGGGGCTGGCAGATGAATGTCACGCTGCTTTACAT AATAAAGACACGTATGAACCTTTCTGCAAAGTACCTTTAGTAAAATCATCCAAGGAGGAACAGAGACTTATTTCCACCTCAAATAAG CCGACCATCAAATTGTTGTACAACAGAAGCAACAATAAATACTCCTACACCAG CAATTCAGACGACAACATGCTGAAGAACATAGAGCTGTTTGATAAGCTCTCACTGCGGTTCAATGGCCGCGTGCTCTTCATCAAGGATGTGATCGGGGACGAAATTTGCTGCTGGTCCTTCTACGGGCAGGGCCGCAAAATTGCGGAGGTGTGCTGTACGTCCATTGTTTACGCCACTGAAAAGAAGCAGACCAAG GTTGAGTTTCCGGAAGCTCGAATCTATGAGGAGACCTTGAACATTCTCCTGTATGAGTCTCAAGATGGCCGAGGTCCAGATAACGCGCTGCTGGAGGCCACGGGGGGAGCAGCGGGCCGTTCACATCAcctggacgaggaggaggagcgggagcGCATTGAGAGGGTTAGGCGGATCCACATCAAGCGCCCAGATGACCGaacccaccaccaccaatgA